The Caloenas nicobarica isolate bCalNic1 chromosome Z, bCalNic1.hap1, whole genome shotgun sequence genome has a segment encoding these proteins:
- the CPT2 gene encoding carnitine O-palmitoyltransferase 2, mitochondrial encodes MAARQLVLRRAAAARWRRGYGSAAAAEFLHRSIVPTMHYQKSLPRLPVPKLEDTIRRYLNAQKPLLNDDQFRKTEELAHQFEKGIGRELHEQLVAQDNQNKHTSYITGPWFDMYLKAREPVVLNFNAFMSFNPDPKSEYNDQLIRATNMTVSAIRFMKTFRAGYLEPEVFHLNPEKSDTEIFKKIIRFVPSSISWFGAYMVNAYPLDMSQYFRLFNSTRVPKLNRDELYTDENAKHLLVLRNGNFYIFDVIDRDGNMLKPSEIQAHLKYILSDNSPAPAFPLGYLSSENRDTWALLRKNLLDNGNEEALQKVDSALFCLSLDDFPVKDFVHLSHTMLHGDGANRWYDKSFNLIITKDGTAGVNFEHSWGDGVAVLRFQNEVFKDSTKAPAVSPQSQPASVDSSRAVQKLDFKLNDALKAGITKAKQKFDASVESLSLNLIQFHEGGKELLKQKKVSPDAVAQLAFQMAFLRQYNQTVATYESCSTAAFKHGRTETIRPASIHTKKCSEAFVREPSKHSTEELQKLIEECSKYHGRLTKEAAMGQGFDRHLFGLRYLASSKGAALPDFYQDQAYARLNHNIISTSTLVSPAVQLGGFGPVVSDGFGLGYQVHDEWIGCNVSSYPTRNGKEFLQCIHKSLEDIFNVLKGKKISS; translated from the exons ATGGCGGCGCGGCAGCTGGTgctgcggcgggcggcggcggcgcgctGGCGGCGGGGCTACGGCAGCGCGGCCGCTGCCGAGTTCCTGCACCGCAGCATCGTGCCCACCATGCACTACCAGAAGAGCCTGCCCAG ACTGCCAGTTCCCAAACTAGAAGATACAATTAGGAGATACCTAAATGCCCAGAAACCGCTTTTAAATGATGACCAATTCAG GAAAACTGAAGAACTTGCACATCAATTTGAAAAGGGAATTGGAAGAGAGCTGCATGAGCAACTGGTTGCTCAAGACAATCAGAACAAGCATACGAGTTACATCACAG GTCCCTGGTTTGACATGTACCTAAAAGCACGTGAACCTgttgttttgaattttaatgcatttatgtCTTTTAATCCTGATCCAAAATCTGAATATAACGATCAGCTCATACGAGCTACGAACATGACTGTTTCTGCTATACGTTTTATGAAGACCTTCAGGGCTGGTTATCTTGAACCAGAGGTTTTTCACCTCAATCCGGAAAAAAGTGacactgagatttttaaaaaaattatacgATTTGTGCCTTCTTCAATTTCTTGGTTTGGTGCCTACATGGTCAATGCATACCCCCTAGATATGTCTCAGTACTTCAGGCTTTTCAATTCTACGCGTGTGCCTAAACTCAACAGAGATGAGCTTTATACAgatgaaaatgcaaaacatttacTGGTACTGAGAAATGggaatttttatatatttgacGTTATTGATAGAGACGGAAATATGTTGAAACCTTCAGAAATACAAGCACACTTGAAATACATCCTTAGTGACAACAGTCCAGCCCCGGCCTTCCCTCTTGGCTACCTCTCCAGTGAAAACCGAGATACGTGGGCATTGCTGAGAAAGAATCTACTGGATAACGGCAATGAAGAAGCTCTTCAAAAAGTAGactctgctctgttttgtttaaGTTTAGATGATTTTCCCGTTAAAGACTTTGTGCACTTGTCCCACACCATGTTGCATGGAGATGGTGCTAACCGCTGGTATGACAAATCCTTTAATCTTATAATAACTAAGGACGGCACTGCAGGAGTTAATTTTGAACATTCCTGGGGAGATGGTGTGGCTGTGCTCAGGTTCCAGAATGAGGTTTTTAAGGATAGCACCAAGGCACCAGCCGTCAGCCCCCAGTCCCAGCCTGCTTCCGTAGACTCTTCTAGAGCTGTGCAGAAACTTGACTTTAAGCTGAATGATGCCTTAAAAGCAGGAATTACCAAAGCCAAACAGAAATTTGATGCCAGTGTGGAATCACTGTCTCTTAATCTGATTCAGTTCCACGAAGGGGGCAAGGAGCTTCTGAAGCAGAAGAAGGTAAGCCCAGACGCGGTGGCTCAGCTTGCCTTCCAGATGGCTTTCCTTCGACAATACAACCAGACTGTTGCTACATATGAGTCTTGTAGTACTGCAGCCTTCAAACATGGTCGTACAGAAACTATACGTCCTGCCTCTATCCATACAAAGAAATGTTCGGAAGCTTTTGTCAGGGAACCGTCCAAACATAGCACAGAAGAGCTTCAGAAGTTGATAGAGGAGTGCTCAAAGTACCATGGCCGTTTGACAAAAGAAGCTGCTATGG gtCAGGGATTTGACCGACATCTCTTTGGCTTGCGCTATTTAGCCTCATCCAAAGGTGCCGCACTGCCTGATTTCTATCAAGACCAAGCGTATGCTCGGCTTAATCACAACATCATTTCTACAAGCACGTTGGTTAGCCCAGCCGTGCAGTTAGGGGGGTTTGGCCCAGTGGTGTCTGATGGCTTTGGATTAGGATATCAGGTACACGACGAATGGATAGGTTGTAATGTTTCCTCTTACCCAACTAGGAATGGTAAAGAGTTCCTTCAGTGTATACACAAGTCACTAGAAGATATCTTTAATGTTTTAAAGGGCAAGAAAATCAGTAGTTAA